The genomic stretch GCGAGTGCGCGATATGGAACCTTTATGCTGAATCAATGACGACGATGGATCGATCCCCTTGTTAGATGTACAGCGACGATGCTGCAGCAGGGAAGATCGAGCGGGACATGGGTTGTGGAAGGCTTCTGGAACCGTTCTGGAAGGGGGTCACGGAGAATACAGGGTGGGAGGTTTCTGCTTTGGGACGCATGTGGTGGGAGCGAGTTGGGGTGTGGGTGGAGTGGGAGTGATGCATGGCTTGTGCAGGTTGTGAACTGAGACTTGGGTTGTGAGGTATCGGTGCAGGAACGACTGATGGTGTTGATGACGGAAGCTTGTCGCTGAGCAACACCTCTTCCTGCCTCAGTTGCAGTTCGATAGTTTGGGTTCATCAACCTTTGTGTTGCAGATCGACCGGGTCCCCGCATATCCAATCCTGGGGATGATACTGCTATATCACTGTGAGTGCTATCTGTTATCAGATAGTCCCCATGGATGAGTCCACGATTCGCGTGTTCTTGGCGAGATAACACCTGGTTTCGACCATGGAGTCTATCGCTAACAATAGACACATTTTCTAACGGTTTTTAGGGTGTATGGTTGCAACCTTGCGTGCAGAATATATCCCTCGAAACGCTGTAACTGAAATTCTCCATTTCACTTCCGCCAGTCGACAATGCGCCATCCGGGATGGAGTCTGATTATTTCCTGGTAGTCACAAGCTGTAACTAAGATATAACAGGGTCCAAATACGCTTTCCCATCAGAATCTATATTGTAAGAAATATGCATATGTACTAAGGATAGTGTGCAAATTGTCCAAACCATTTTCTCTAGAGACATTTGATATGACATTCGCGCACGGCTCTTCACCTGCCTGCCACAGAATGAGAATGTATGTCTTCTGAATCGGAAAGTCAGTTTCCAAATCTAGATCATCTCTGAGGCATATTGCACTTACATATAGAACATAAGTTTCTCGCTATGCCTGATGACTTCAAGTTTACCTAGGTAGTAGAGTTAGTGTGATGTCATTTCCAAAGTTCGGTAATGATGCCAGCAGAAGAATCCATGCCGATATATCAGCCGAAGCAAACTGAGGAACCGGAATGTAATCTGATGTTTTTTTACTTTTGCATCAGCTCCAGCCAGAAGACAAGAGGAGATGATACGAAGTTGGCGGACATGATGCACGAGCCATCAGAGGTCGCGCTGCGCAGACTGTGCATCAGGTTAGCGCGACTGGATCCACTAAAATTTCTTGCAACTTCAACATTTCCAGCGCGCGCCGACTACGATCACGGTATCATCTCACACATCATGGCCGTCGACAACTCACTGGAGGCGCTTCTCGTGACACTCACTACATCGATACAATCCGCCACTGAGGCACTTCCAACCGATGACATTTTACCTCCAAAGGACGGTATTTCGTTACTGGATGTCAAGAACGAACTACTACTGTCCTATCTGCAAAACCTTGTTTTCCTCATCCTACTCAAGTTGAGATCGCGAAAAGGCGACCAGAAAGAGGCGGATCTTCACTTTCAAGATGAGGTGGTTCAAAAGCTTGTAGAGTTGAGGGTGTATCTGGAGAAGGGTGTGCGGCCACTGGAGAGTCGCCTCAAATACCAAATCGACAAGATCTTGAGAACAGCAGATGACGCTACCCGACGGAATGCTCAGGCAACTGCCAAGCCAATATCGAAGCCGAACAAGAGAAACGCAGACACAGGATCCGATTCGGACGTAAGCGATGCCGAATCAAACGGCTCCGCACAAACCGaggaagacgaagacgagaTGGCTTACGGTCCCCGTCGCGCCCTGGTGACCCGTCAAAAGACCGAAGCCGCTGCAGAGCGCGCACGTGAATCAGCAAAGGACGGTATTTACCGCCCGCCAAAGATTACTCCCATGGCTATGCCGACGCCCGAGGGCAGGGAAGCACGCCGTGAGCGCCGCCCAGGAAAATCCGCGACGCTGGATGAGTTCATTGCTACTGAGATGTCTTCTGCACCCATTGCCGAACCCAGCATCGGCTCCACAATCACAAACGGTGGCCGACACACCAAATCCGAGCGTGAGCGCCGCGAAGAGAACGAGAGGCGAGAGTACGAAGAAGCCAACTTTACGCGCTTGGCGCCGAAGAGCAAGAAGGAGACTGCCAAGCAGAAGGCTAGGCAGCAACGTGACGGTGGTTTTGGTGGCGAGGAGTGGAGAGGGTTGAGTTCGGGTATTGACCGAATTGAGCGGCTCACGCAGAAGAAGGGTGGTACTCTGGGAAGTCTCGAGAAAAGTCGGAAGAGGCCTGTGGGCGATGGGCCAAGGGGGTCGGGATCGGCCGCAGGAGATGCGTTTGAGAAAAGGAGAAAGGTTGTTGGAAGGTACAAGTAATGTATTGGAGTTTATTTGGGTATCTACTACCGGTACAGTGGCGACTAGGCGACCCTGAGAAATATATTTGCACTTTTACAAGTTCATGTTCACCATACACACGCCCGTGTCCGATATATGTGAATACCATCTCGAAACAACAGTGATATCTGGAGTCCAAGTGGAGATTACTGAAACTAGTTTTGAAGTCCAATTGGAGAGACGAGCACATGGTGATAAGTTGTGGCGCTCTCCATACGAGAAGATCTTACACACTAGCTTACAAGTCTTGTAGAGGTTAGTGCAGATGTCAGATTAAGACGCAAAGATGCTTATATGTGGACAGCAGGATATGTAATATCCTCCAGCGTATCCTAGTTGTTCTAAGAGGAGTGTTGTTCGTGGTTAACAAGCCTGTACATACTTCCAATCATAGTGGAAATTTGCCAAGAGCGTTCAAACGATAATATACATATTGAAGTATTCGGTCGGGTAAGATTCGGCCGATTCGGAGCAAATTTAGTCTTGAGACGGCTTCGATGGTGTTGGTTGTTCGGCGAGGCGGTTGTCACCTTTGGGCGTGGATTCAACGTGAAACTGTGCTGACCGGGGTGTCGTGCTTCCGTCGTCCCAGAACTCGACATCGCCTTCGGCGCTCAAAGAGCCCTTCTTGACGAGGTTGCCCTTTTCCCGCATCAGGTCTTCGATCGTGACGGACTTGTCGGAAAAGACCTACGTCAGGTTAGCTTGTGGGTGTGCTTGTAGCGACTGCTCGGTGTACTTTGAGATGATCGCTAATCAGATGCCTATTCTTGCAGTCCGGACATTGGATCAGCACGGTACCATGGTGGTAGCCCTGTTTGGATAGGCGGTGCGACGAGCGTGTCTTGCAGACATTGCAGGTAAAGGTGAGCTCGTAGGACGGGACTTGATCGCGTTCTAATCGCGAGTCGGGAGCATTGGGCGATGTTGGGGAGGCGGCGCTTGACTCGAACCGGGCGAAAGAGGTAATGCGGGCTCGTGCTGTAGCAATTGAAGGGCGTACGACAGCGCAGGCGCACCTTCGCGGCGTGTGAAGGAGGCGGCTTGTCGGGGTTGGAATGTGCCGCGGCGCAGTGCTTCTGGCAAAGGCGCGCAAGACAGAcaatgacgacgacgagcgCATGTCGATGTGATTGAACTGTGTCTGGATTGAGAGAGACGTGACGGATTATGTCTCGACTGGAGTATGTGCACTTTGAACGGAAGTGCAGCGGGCAAAGAATAAATCACCGAGCGCCAAGCGATGACGATGGCAGCTTCCGCTCAGTGGGGAATATGCCCGCAACCAGCCCCGGCACTTGAACCAACACTTCTCCCCCACTCGCGCTCACGGCTGTGTCTGCACTTCTTTGACAGTTCTCTTCTTGCCGCATATTATTGCTTGTTGGTAGTCTCAAACCCATATCCACCCGTGGCGACCGCGCCATTGTATTCAGCCTTTCAGTCGCCCGCTCACCTCCGCCATCGCTATCGCCAAAGGCCGACTAGAAGATTCCAATACACATCCAAGCCAAACAAGCATGATTGCAGGACGAGGAAGGCAGCGCATTCGGCCGCCAAGGAGGGTATGTTGTGCGCGCTCATCTTTACCTTCACCTCCATCTTGACGGCGTATCTGGTATTATATACGAGCCTTACCTCCGTTTCTAATCCCAACATAACCAACACGAGACTAACCATGGCGCCATCACAGGGCCTTCACGGCGACGAGGTCGATTTCGAGAACACGTGGGCTACCATCGAGGCCGCCTTTAGGGAGATACACACCAAGAACGCGTCCAAGCTATCGTACGAGGAGCTGTATCGCCACGCGTACCGTATCGTTTTGAAAAAGAAGGGCGAAAACCTTTACAACAAAGTGCACGAATTTGAGCGCAGCTGGCTGAGCAGCGAGGTTCGCGCCTCGATCCAGCAACTACTGTCACCAAACCTTCTTGTCAACACACAGGGTGTAGGCGGCACTACGGCCAATGAGCGACGTGTTGCAGGCGAGAAGTTTCTAAAGGGACTGAGGCAGGCATGGGGCGATCACCAAATCTGCACGAGCATGCTGGCAGACGTCCTCATGTACATGGTAAGACGATGATCATCCCCGTTATTCGACCAAAAGGACACAGCTAACGCGGACTGGTCCAAGGATCGTGTTTATTGTGCAGACCATAGACGGCCATCAATATACAACGCCGCCATGGTCCTGTTTCGCGACGAGATTCTGGAATCGAGAATCTCCGTGACCGACGTTCGAACCATTCTTCAGCTGCTGAACCACACCATCCTGGACCAGATCCAGATGGAACGCGACGGCGATGTCATTGACAAACAACTCATCAAGTCCTGTGTTTGGATGTTGGAAGGGCTGCATGAGGGTGACGTGGAAGCAGAAGAACAGCGGCTGTACAACACGTCTTTCGAGAAAGAGTACCTCGACACGAGTAGGCTCATCTACCGTCAAGAATCGGAGCTCCTCTTGCGCGACTCCCAAGCTGGCGCATACTGCAAACACACGCGACGCCGAATTTATGAAGAAGACGAGCGTTGTAAGCAAACACTACTGGAGAGCACTGGGCCTAAGATACAAAAGGTAGTAGAGGACGAGATGATCAAGAACCGCATCCACGAACTTATCGACATGGATAGCGGCGTCCGCTTCATGATCGACAACCACATGGTGGAAGAGCTCCAGCTGATCTACGACTTGAACGCTCGTGTAGACGACAGGAAGATGGAGCTTACCCGAGCGATACAACAACGCATCGTTGAAATGGGTTCAGACATCAACAAGGACGCCATCGCAGCATCGCAGGCGCCTGTCACAGCACCAACTTCTGACCCTGCTGACAAGGGCAAAGCCCCTGCGCAGGAGAAGAACTTGAACGCACAGACAGTCGCCGCCATCAAGTGGGTTGAGGATGTACTTTTGTTGAAGGACAAATTTGACAAGATCTGGCAATTGTCTTTCCTCGGCGATCCACTGTTGCAGCAGGCGCAGACACAGAGCTTTACCGACTTCATCAACTCACCATTGTTCCCGCGATCATCCGAGTACATCTCTCTCTTCATTGATGAAAACATGAAGAAGGGAATCAAGGGCAAAACGGAGACAGAGATTGATGCTGTCCTGGAAAAGGCCATCGTCTTACTCCGATATGTCCAAGACAAGGACCTCTTGCAGCGCTATTACAAGAAGCATCTTTGCCGTCGCTTGTTAATGAACAAGTCGATCAGCAACGAGGTAGAGAAGCAGATGATTTCTAAGATGAAGATCGAGCTTGGGAATAACTTCACGCTGAAGCTGGAGGCCATGTTCAAGGACATGACTCTTTCAGAAGAGTTCACAGCTGGTTACAAGAAACATGTCGAGGGCCTGGGTGAGAAAGATCCAAATCGTATTGAGCTATCCATCAACGTGCTCACCAGTGGGACATGGCCCCTCGAGACCATGGGTGGAGTGGCCGCCGGCAAGGAAGATAAGCGACCAGAATGCATCTACCCTGCTGCCGTGGAGAAACTGAAGAGCGGGTTCAAGAATTTTTACGACAAACGGCACACGGGACGACAGCTTCGCTGGCTCGCCAACATGGGTTCCGCCGATATCAAGGCCGTATTCCCCAAGGTGCCGCAAAAGGACGGATCGTTCAAGGAGCGCCGTCATGATCTCAACGTTTCAACGTACGGCATGATCATTCTTCTTCTATTCAACGACGTCGGTGAAGGTGAACACCTGACTTTCGAGGAGATCCAAGCCCGGACCAAGATCCCGCCCACTGATCTCATCAGGAATCTGCAGTCGCTCGCTGTGGCGCCCAAGACGCGTATATTGATAAAAGAGCCCATGTCCAAGGATGTGAAGCCCAGCGACCGCTTCTTTTTCAATGAGGGCTTCCAGGGCAAATTCATCAAGATCAAGGTTGGTGTCGTTAGTGGCGGCAATAAAGTTGAGAGCGATCGTGAGCGACGAGAGACGGAGAAGAAGAACGATGACTCGCGATGCTTCTGTATTGAGGCAGCAATTGTGCGAATCATGAAGTACGTCTATGATTTCTCATGAAAGGGGCCAAGTGCTAACACATGACAGGCAACGCAAACAACTATCGCACCAACAGCTCATGTCGGAAACCATCACTCAACTCGCCGGACAGTTCAAGCCCGAGGTGGCCATGGTCAAGAAGCGTATTGAATCGCTTCTTGAGCGCGAATACATTGAGCGCATTGAGCGCACCGAAACTGAACAGACGGATTCATACCGATACCTAGCGTAGTAGAGAAGCTGGCCGTGTTCTTTCGTATGGCGTTTTAGGCGAGCTTTGGGTTTTCAGCACTGGTGTGAAATAGCATCGCTGAGTGCATAGCATTGGCGTCTCTGGGTGAAGGGTATGGGCGTCATAAAGGGTCCATGTAGATAGCCGAGGGGCAATCTAAGGGTTTCTGTTCTAGCACTTCCAAACACCGAGGAAATGGTGGTTCTTTCAGCTCCCGTGGTACGTCTATGCATCAACGGGTACACTAGAAGCCTCGAGCGCGTCATGTCGGAGTTGGTTGGAGAtgggtgggtgatgacgaCGCCCAAGCTCAGCTGTCATGATCGGCGGCCTTGGCAGCCCATTCGCACAAACTACGCAACCCCACCTTTCTACCCTGAGCCAACACTAGCACTTTCCAAATCGTGGCTAGAACACCGCACAAGTACCTCAACCCCCACATGCCCGACCGCACAAACCGCGCACACCAATCAGCAAACGCTGACCATTGAATATTATCGGTAAGACGCCGGCCCAAACTGTCAAGGTAGCCAGTAGTATAGCTTCCGTCGACACTTCTCGAACGACATCATGGCGACGTGAGAGGGGCAAACGCCCGATCCGCATATGCAGAATGCCGCCACTGAGGGTGTGCAAGTCGGAGCTACGACATTTTCGTCCGCACAAGTCGCGCGTAGTAGATATATAAGACCATCCGCTATCCGTCTTCTCTTCTCTCATCCACCACATTGCAACCGATCAAGTCTTACAATCCAACCTTCAAACACCAACCTCAACCACTCAAACCAAACCACCCCTACCAACTATCAAAATGGGTAACTGCGGCTGCGCTCAAGGCCAATGCAACTGCGGCACCACCTGCAACTGCGATGGCTGCCCTGTACGTCAATAGTCCTTTCTTCGTCTTGGAGTCGCTTTGTACTAACTGTTTTGTAGGCCAAGTAAGCCACTCACTTGTGCTTTACGAAGTGATGGCGGTCTCGATGGACGTTAAACGGTCAGCTACATCTTCTCATCCCTCTTTGCCGACTGCCTCGCTAATACCTTGTAGATGATATCCCTGTATTTTCATACTGAATTACACATCCCTACTGGGGTTGTAACACACTGAACTACATGTTTCCGTGGGAGGCGTTGGATAAATGGGTCATGGAGGGATCACGGCAACACCTTCGAGATGTGTGAGGAGGAATTCTGACGACTAAGAAGGGTAACTACCATACATGATTCAATCAAGCTTCCCATAACCTGACACTGATTACTGCCTTGTGCTGTGAAGTGATACCTCTTGAGTTACACACTACCCGTTCTCTGCCATTCCCCATGCTCTACCCACAGCACACGGTAACATTCTCCTGCATACGGTCCTCACCATTATTCCCAACCTTGAAGCTCTCCCACCCAAAAATGAAATTCCCAATATACACACCTAGAAAGATGCAAAGGATAAAGTACCCATTATAGTACATTGCCAGCAACATGACAATATACGCTACCGCAAACTGGCATGTATGCAACAGCGTCCTGATCGCCTGTTGCACCAGACTCGGTCTGTATACCTCCGCTGTCGTCGTCATCCTTGAATTCTTAGTCCTATCCGAAGATGCGTGAACCATCGTCTCCCCGGCCCCATCACTGTTCTTCTTATGCTGAGCCACAATGAAACCATCATATTCTTTGCCTGCGTGACGAAGGAACTCGATCAAGATAGCGAGAAGCACGATACCGACGCAGGAAATGCCGAACGTGGTGGTCGAGTGGATATGCCAGCTTGAAGACATGAAACATGTGTCTAACACGTTCCAGTTCCAGAGCATCTGTGGAAGTTGTTAGATTGGGGATGGGTAATGGTAATGGGTGAGAGAGGGGCTTACGCTGATTTTGCAGCCGTTGCCCATGTTCATGCTGTGTGCAGCGGGCATTGCTGTATCCATGATCTTGGCTGGatgtggtgttgttgtttgGTAAAAGAGGAGTCGTTCTTCTTGCGCTGAGGTTATTGAAACCTTCAGATGAGGCGAGGTGGGTGATTGAGCAAGTTTTGGGGACGTTTGCGAATGCGGATGTGAATTGTACTGACGTGGAGGGTGATAACGTCTTCTGATGAacgtttgtttgtttgagaATGTTTTGGATGTAGTAGAAGTGTACGAAGTCTGTCGAGACAGCCTAGGAAAGAGGTATCTCCTATCAAAGATATACTTTTCGCTGCCTTGTTATTCTCGTCGTGCGAAGCTGTACCATGGTACTGTCCAGAAGCGACCCAAAACTCCTGCTCCTAAGAGAAAATATATGATAGTCAAAAATTAACCCCGATCCGAGATGGAATGCCGCCCCCAACCATGGAACGAGGCAGGGACGTTACGCAGATGATATGTGGGTAACTACTTGAGTGAACCACTGCAGGAGGATGCATCATCGACCCACTGAACCATCAAACATCCCGCTTCTTGATGCATGACAATTATCACGGCTACAAGATATACTCCTATAGCGCAGAACTGCACGTTTGCTTGCAGTTAGATATTGCACTCCCGCCGAGTTAGGTTTTAGAACACGACAGCTGCGATTAGAGTTGCGTCGAAGTTTATGTGCTTCGGAAGGGTGCATAGTTTATTACACCAA from Pyrenophora tritici-repentis strain M4 chromosome 1, whole genome shotgun sequence encodes the following:
- a CDS encoding Sas10-Utp3 domain containing protein, yielding MAVDNSLEALLVTLTTSIQSATEALPTDDILPPKDGISLLDVKNELLLSYLQNLVFLILLKLRSRKGDQKEADLHFQDEVVQKLVELRVYLEKGVRPLESRLKYQIDKILRTADDATRRNAQATAKPISKPNKRNADTGSDSDVSDAESNGSAQTEEDEDEMAYGPRRALVTRQKTEAAAERARESAKDGIYRPPKITPMAMPTPEGREARRERRPGKSATLDEFIATEMSSAPIAEPSIGSTITNGGRHTKSERERREENERREYEEANFTRLAPKSKKETAKQKARQQRDGGFGGEEWRGLSSGIDRIERLTQKKGGTLGSLEKSRKRPVGDGPRGSGSAAGDAFEKRRKVVGRYK
- a CDS encoding DNL zinc finger domain containing protein, translating into MRSSSSLSVLRAFARSTAPRHIPTPTSRLLHTPRRCACAVVRPSIATARARITSFARFESSAASPTSPNAPDSRLERDQVPSYELTFTCNVCKTRSSHRLSKQGYHHGTVLIQCPDCKNRHLISDHLKVFSDKSVTIEDLMREKGNLVKKGSLSAEGDVEFWDDGSTTPRSAQFHVESTPKGDNRLAEQPTPSKPSQD
- a CDS encoding Cullin, a subunit E3 ubiquitin ligase, with protein sequence MIAGRGRQRIRPPRRGLHGDEVDFENTWATIEAAFREIHTKNASKLSYEELYRHAYRIVLKKKGENLYNKVHEFERSWLSSEVRASIQQLLSPNLLVNTQGVGGTTANERRVAGEKFLKGLRQAWGDHQICTSMLADVLMYMDRVYCADHRRPSIYNAAMVLFRDEILESRISVTDVRTILQLLNHTILDQIQMERDGDVIDKQLIKSCVWMLEGLHEGDVEAEEQRLYNTSFEKEYLDTSRLIYRQESELLLRDSQAGAYCKHTRRRIYEEDERCKQTLLESTGPKIQKVVEDEMIKNRIHELIDMDSGVRFMIDNHMVEELQLIYDLNARVDDRKMELTRAIQQRIVEMGSDINKDAIAASQAPVTAPTSDPADKGKAPAQEKNLNAQTVAAIKWVEDVLLLKDKFDKIWQLSFLGDPLLQQAQTQSFTDFINSPLFPRSSEYISLFIDENMKKGIKGKTETEIDAVLEKAIVLLRYVQDKDLLQRYYKKHLCRRLLMNKSISNEVEKQMISKMKIELGNNFTLKLEAMFKDMTLSEEFTAGYKKHVEGLGEKDPNRIELSINVLTSGTWPLETMGGVAAGKEDKRPECIYPAAVEKLKSGFKNFYDKRHTGRQLRWLANMGSADIKAVFPKVPQKDGSFKERRHDLNVSTYGMIILLLFNDVGEGEHLTFEEIQARTKIPPTDLIRNLQSLAVAPKTRILIKEPMSKDVKPSDRFFFNEGFQGKFIKIKVGVVSGGNKVESDRERRETEKKNDDSRCFCIEAAIVRIMKQRKQLSHQQLMSETITQLAGQFKPEVAMVKKRIESLLEREYIERIERTETEQTDSYRYLA